One genomic region from Clarias gariepinus isolate MV-2021 ecotype Netherlands chromosome 22, CGAR_prim_01v2, whole genome shotgun sequence encodes:
- the LOC128510870 gene encoding phospholipase A2 inhibitor and Ly6/PLAUR domain-containing protein-like: MELLVTLISSCLLFSAVLALQCYQCIPDTSGSCKSTVMYCPDQCGSMTTTWDTNGVLSNISVKSCLTTMQCVNGSIHVKNQLTVNINTKCCTTDLCNNETMPALMNETANGQKCYTCAGRNCTFDCQGGHCIKTLETVDCLGNEDRCINITATALGITTSLEGCATKSACDLVAVQAMIGIGTDVKCCQGNLCNEAESFNLSFLLMLVPLLFSVIFY, from the exons ATGGAGCTTTTGGTGACTCTGATATCCAGCTGCCTGCTTTTCTCTGCAG TGCTGGCGCTGCAGTGTTATCAGTGTATACCCGATACATCAGGAAGTTGTAAAAGTACAGTGATGTATTGTCCAGATCAGTGCGGCAGCATGACCACCACATGGGACacga ATGGTGTGCTTTCAAACATCAGTGTAAAGTCGTGCCTGACCACTATGCAGTGCGTCAATGGCAGTATACATGTGAAGAATCAACTTACAGTTAACATCAATACAAAGTGCTGCACTACTGACCTCTGCAACAACGAAACAATGCCAG CTCTAATGAATGAGACTGCCAATGGACAGAAGTGTTACACCTGTGCTGGACGGAACTGTACCTTTGACTGTCAGGGAGGTCACTGCATCAAAACATTAG AAACTGTGGACTGTTTAGGAAATGAAGATCGCTGCATTAATATAACAG CTACTGCACTTGGCATTACAACATCTCTGGAAGGATGTGCAACCAAAAGTGCTTGTGACTTGGTTGCAGTCCAGGCAATGATCGGAATCGGTACAGATGTAAAGTGTTGTCAGGGAAACCTGTGTAATGAAGCTGAGAGCTTTAACCTCAGTTTCCTCCTCATGCTCGTCCCTTTGCTCTTCTCTGTTATATTTTACTGA